Proteins encoded within one genomic window of Elephas maximus indicus isolate mEleMax1 chromosome 21, mEleMax1 primary haplotype, whole genome shotgun sequence:
- the IRX5 gene encoding iroquois-class homeodomain protein IRX-5 isoform X1: protein MSYPQGYLYQPSASLALYSCPAYSTSVISGPRTDELGRSSSGSAFSPYAGSTAFSAPSPGYNSHLQYGADPAAAAAAAFSSYVGSPYDHTPGMAGSLGYHPYAAPLGSYPYGDPAYRKNATRDATATLKAWLNEHRKNPYPTKGEKIMLAIITKMTLTQVSTWFANARRRLKKENKMTWTPRNRSEDEEEEENIDLEKNDEDEPQKPEDKGDPEGSEAGRAEQKASSGCERLQGPPTPAGKETEGSLSDSDFKTQSSEGRLDALPGPPRGGGSSPAGPAAARLAEDPAPHYSSGAPAPGPHPAVGELSTGPGGPSVIHSPPPPPPPQAVLAKPKLWSLAEIATSSDKVKDGGGGSEGSPCPPCPGLVPGQALGSSRASPAPAPSRSPSAQCPFPGGTVLSRPLYYTAPFYPGYTNYGSFGHLHGHPGPGPGPTTGPGSHFNGLNQTVLNRADALAKDPKMLRSQSQLDLCKDSPYELKKGMSDI from the exons ATGTCCTACCCCCAGGGCTACTTGTACCAGCCGTCCGCCTCGCTGGCGCTTTACTCGTGCCCGGCATACAGCACCAGCGTCATCTCGGGGCCCCGCACGGATGAGCTCGGCCGCTCGTCGTCCGGCTCCGCTTTCTCGCCCTATGCCGGCTCCACTGCCTTCTCCGCGCCCTCGCCGGGCTACAACTCGCACCTCCAGTACGGGGCCGACCCCGcggcggccgccgccgccgccttctCCTCGTATGTG GGCTCTCCCTACGACCACACACCGGGCATGGCGGGCTCCTTGGGGTACCACCCGTACGCGGCACCTCTGGGCTCATACCCGTACGGGGACCCCGCGTACCGGAAGAACGCCACTCGGGACGCCACGGCCACGCTCAAGGCCTGGCTCAATGAGCACCGCAAGAACCCCTATCCCACCAAGGGCGAGAAGATCATGCTGGCCATCATCACCAAGATGACCCTCACCCAGGTGTCCACCTGGTTCGCCAACGCGCGCCGGCGCCTCAAGAAGGAGAACAAGATGACGTGGACGCCGCGGAACCGCAGCGAggacgaggaggaggaggagaacatTGACCTGGAGAAGAACGACGAGGATGAGCCCCAGAAGCCCGAAGACAAGGGCGACCCTGAGGGCTCCGAAGCAG GACGAGCGGAGCAGAAGGCTTCTTCGGGCTGCGAACGGCTGCAGGGACCGCCCACCCCTGCCGGCAAGGAGACCGAGGGCAGCCTCAGCGACTCGGATTTTAAGACGCAGTCCTCGGAGGGCCGTCTCGACGCGCTGCCCGGGCCCCCCCGCGGCGGCGGATCCTCCCCAGCCGGGCCAGCGGCTGCTCGGCTGGCCGAGGACCCGGCCCCTCACTACTCCTCGGGTGCGCCGGCGCCAGGCCCGCACCCAGCCGTGGGAGAGCTGTCCACCGGCCCCGGCGGGCCCTCGGTCATCCAttcaccgccgccgccgccgccgccacaggCGGTGCTCGCCAAGCCCAAACTGTGGTCTCTGGCAGAGATCGCCACATCTTCGGACAAGGTCAAGGACGGGGGCGGCGGGAGCGAGGGCTCCCCATGCCCTCCGTGCCCCGGGCTCGTACCCGGGCAAGCCCTAGGAAGCAGTCGTGCGTCGCCAGCCCCGGCGCCTTCTCGCTCGCCCTCCGCGCAGTGCCCCTTTCCCGGCGGGACCGTGTTGTCCCGGCCTCTCTACTACACGGCGCCCTTCTATCCCGGCTACACGAACTATGGCTCCTTCGGACACCTTCATGGCCACCCAGGGCCCGGGCCAGGCCCTACTACCGGTCCGGGCTCGCATTTCAATGGATTAAACCAGACCGTGTTGAATCGAGCGGACGCTTTGGCTAAAGACCCGAAAATGTTGCGGAGCCAGTCCCAGCTAGACCTGTGCAAAGACTCTCCCTATGAATTGAAGAAAGGTATGTCCGACATTTAA
- the IRX5 gene encoding iroquois-class homeodomain protein IRX-5 isoform X2: MSYPQGYLYQPSASLALYSCPAYSTSVISGPRTDELGRSSSGSAFSPYAGSTAFSAPSPGYNSHLQYGADPAAAAAAAFSSYVGSPYDHTPGMAGSLGYHPYAAPLGSYPYGDPAYRKNATRDATATLKAWLNEHRKNPYPTKGEKIMLAIITKMTLTQVSTWFANARRRLKKENKMTWTPRNRSEDEEEEENIDLEKNDEDEPQKPEDKGDPEGSEAGRAEQKASSGCERLQGPPTPAGKETEGSLSDSDFKTQSSEGRLDALPGPPRGGGSSPAGPAAARLAEDPAPHYSSGAPAPGPHPAVGELSTGPGGPSVIHSPPPPPPPQAVLAKPKLWSLAEIATSSDKVKDGGGGSEGSPCPPCPGLVPGQALGSSRASPAPAPSRSPSAQCPFPGGTVLSRPLYYTAPFYPGYTNYGSFGHLHGHPGPGPGPTTGPGSHFNGLNQTVLNRADALAKDPKMLRSQSQLDLCKDSPYELKKGTGPS, from the exons ATGTCCTACCCCCAGGGCTACTTGTACCAGCCGTCCGCCTCGCTGGCGCTTTACTCGTGCCCGGCATACAGCACCAGCGTCATCTCGGGGCCCCGCACGGATGAGCTCGGCCGCTCGTCGTCCGGCTCCGCTTTCTCGCCCTATGCCGGCTCCACTGCCTTCTCCGCGCCCTCGCCGGGCTACAACTCGCACCTCCAGTACGGGGCCGACCCCGcggcggccgccgccgccgccttctCCTCGTATGTG GGCTCTCCCTACGACCACACACCGGGCATGGCGGGCTCCTTGGGGTACCACCCGTACGCGGCACCTCTGGGCTCATACCCGTACGGGGACCCCGCGTACCGGAAGAACGCCACTCGGGACGCCACGGCCACGCTCAAGGCCTGGCTCAATGAGCACCGCAAGAACCCCTATCCCACCAAGGGCGAGAAGATCATGCTGGCCATCATCACCAAGATGACCCTCACCCAGGTGTCCACCTGGTTCGCCAACGCGCGCCGGCGCCTCAAGAAGGAGAACAAGATGACGTGGACGCCGCGGAACCGCAGCGAggacgaggaggaggaggagaacatTGACCTGGAGAAGAACGACGAGGATGAGCCCCAGAAGCCCGAAGACAAGGGCGACCCTGAGGGCTCCGAAGCAG GACGAGCGGAGCAGAAGGCTTCTTCGGGCTGCGAACGGCTGCAGGGACCGCCCACCCCTGCCGGCAAGGAGACCGAGGGCAGCCTCAGCGACTCGGATTTTAAGACGCAGTCCTCGGAGGGCCGTCTCGACGCGCTGCCCGGGCCCCCCCGCGGCGGCGGATCCTCCCCAGCCGGGCCAGCGGCTGCTCGGCTGGCCGAGGACCCGGCCCCTCACTACTCCTCGGGTGCGCCGGCGCCAGGCCCGCACCCAGCCGTGGGAGAGCTGTCCACCGGCCCCGGCGGGCCCTCGGTCATCCAttcaccgccgccgccgccgccgccacaggCGGTGCTCGCCAAGCCCAAACTGTGGTCTCTGGCAGAGATCGCCACATCTTCGGACAAGGTCAAGGACGGGGGCGGCGGGAGCGAGGGCTCCCCATGCCCTCCGTGCCCCGGGCTCGTACCCGGGCAAGCCCTAGGAAGCAGTCGTGCGTCGCCAGCCCCGGCGCCTTCTCGCTCGCCCTCCGCGCAGTGCCCCTTTCCCGGCGGGACCGTGTTGTCCCGGCCTCTCTACTACACGGCGCCCTTCTATCCCGGCTACACGAACTATGGCTCCTTCGGACACCTTCATGGCCACCCAGGGCCCGGGCCAGGCCCTACTACCGGTCCGGGCTCGCATTTCAATGGATTAAACCAGACCGTGTTGAATCGAGCGGACGCTTTGGCTAAAGACCCGAAAATGTTGCGGAGCCAGTCCCAGCTAGACCTGTGCAAAGACTCTCCCTATGAATTGAAGAAAG ggactggtccctcctga